A window of Bos taurus isolate L1 Dominette 01449 registration number 42190680 breed Hereford chromosome 19, ARS-UCD2.0, whole genome shotgun sequence contains these coding sequences:
- the CCL1 gene encoding C-C motif chemokine 1, which translates to MKLIIAALVCLLLAGMWLQDVDAKSMHVPSSNCCFRTVKGKISPKKIQCYKNISSTCSYNDRLIFKLTGGLQSCVLQKDLWVQAYLKRINLCQ; encoded by the exons ATGAAGCTCATCATCGCCGCACTGGTGTGCCTGCTGCTGGCCGGGATGTGGTTACAGGATGTGGACGCCAAGAGCA TGCATGTGCCATCCTCCAATTGCTGTTTCAGAACGGTGAAGGGAAAAATTTCTCCCAAGAAAATCCAGTGTTACAAGAACATCAGCTCCACCTGCTCCTACAACGACCGTCTGAT ATTCAAGCTGACTGGAGGCCTACAGTCTTGTGTCTTGCAAAAAGATTTATGGGTTCAGGCTTATTTAAAGAGGATAAACCTCTGCCAGTGA